In the genome of Bradyrhizobium arachidis, one region contains:
- a CDS encoding DUF2950 domain-containing protein translates to MTGLKSFRRAVLPGLVALALFGSASLAQESYKTPEDAAAALAAAVKSGPKDILKVLGRDAEDIVSSGDEVADNDIRARFTSMYDAKHDIKAEGNKTATLMLGPDDFPFPIPLVNTKNGWAFNTDEGRIEVLRRRIGRNELDAIQTMLAYVDAQNDYADKDRGEGAGVYAQRIVSSPGKKDGLFWRDDSDPSPLGALAAEASKEGYRAGDVGPAPYHGYYFHILKGQGPDARGGALNYVVKGKMIGGFGLIAWPAEYGNSGVMTFLVNHDGVVYQKDLGTRTEFLAERTTQFNPDQTWKKVDAPKP, encoded by the coding sequence ATGACCGGTCTGAAATCGTTCCGTCGCGCGGTGCTGCCCGGCCTCGTCGCGCTCGCGCTGTTCGGATCGGCATCGCTCGCGCAGGAATCCTACAAGACACCGGAAGACGCCGCGGCTGCGCTTGCCGCCGCGGTCAAGAGCGGCCCGAAAGACATTCTGAAAGTGCTCGGCAGGGATGCCGAGGACATCGTCTCCTCCGGCGACGAGGTCGCGGACAACGACATCCGGGCGCGCTTCACCTCGATGTACGACGCCAAGCACGACATCAAGGCGGAGGGCAACAAGACCGCGACGCTGATGCTCGGGCCGGACGACTTCCCGTTCCCGATCCCGCTGGTCAACACCAAGAACGGTTGGGCGTTCAACACCGACGAGGGCCGGATCGAGGTGCTCCGCCGCCGCATCGGCCGCAACGAGCTCGATGCGATCCAGACCATGCTGGCCTATGTCGACGCGCAGAACGATTATGCCGACAAGGACCGCGGCGAGGGCGCCGGCGTCTACGCGCAGCGCATCGTCTCTTCGCCCGGCAAGAAGGACGGCCTGTTCTGGCGCGACGACAGCGATCCGAGCCCGCTCGGCGCGCTGGCGGCGGAGGCGTCGAAGGAAGGCTATCGCGCCGGCGATGTCGGCCCCGCGCCCTATCACGGCTACTACTTCCACATCCTCAAGGGGCAGGGCCCGGATGCGCGCGGTGGCGCGCTCAACTATGTCGTCAAGGGCAAGATGATCGGAGGCTTCGGCCTGATCGCCTGGCCGGCGGAATACGGCAATTCCGGCGTCATGACCTTCCTCGTCAATCACGACGGTGTCGTCTATCAGAAGGATCTCGGCACGCGCACCGAGTTCCTCGCCGAGCGCACCACGCAGTTCAATCCCGACCAGACCTGGAAGAAGGTCGATGCCCCAAAACCTTGA